In Paeniglutamicibacter kerguelensis, one genomic interval encodes:
- a CDS encoding RNA polymerase sigma factor, translating into MQPDPKLLEHTTRPPNGLEERFSDFYRRHYWMVLRFAERRLSSHETSRDIASETFRIAWTKFQDAEPGGLAFLYLTCKNLIGNEYRRQLRVAALDVTLQHGAGASNTEDHAVALREAMLKMREAEREVLYLTYWEEASAEQLAKTLGCSQDAAWARVSRARKSLKNILRSGGSNA; encoded by the coding sequence ATGCAGCCCGACCCAAAGCTGCTGGAGCATACGACCAGACCGCCGAACGGATTGGAAGAACGCTTCAGCGACTTCTACCGCCGGCATTACTGGATGGTTTTGAGATTCGCCGAACGGCGATTGAGCAGCCATGAGACATCGCGCGACATCGCCAGCGAAACCTTCCGCATTGCGTGGACCAAGTTCCAGGACGCCGAACCGGGCGGGCTCGCCTTCCTCTACCTCACGTGCAAGAACCTGATAGGCAACGAATACCGCAGGCAGCTGCGCGTCGCCGCCCTCGATGTCACGCTCCAACACGGGGCCGGTGCCTCAAACACCGAGGACCACGCGGTGGCATTGCGCGAGGCGATGCTGAAAATGCGAGAGGCCGAACGCGAGGTCCTTTACCTAACGTACTGGGAGGAAGCCAGCGCCGAACAGCTGGCCAAGACACTTGGCTGCTCGCAGGACGCGGCCTGGGCCAGGGTTAGCCGGGCACGCAAGTCATTGAAGAACATCCTACGAAGCGGGGGATCGAATGCCTAA
- a CDS encoding PhoX family protein — MIQNRTLLPMIGHTRGNRNAATCQFKCGNACAKDVCNTSDNEYFRDIADAALSRRSVLGLGAVASAALVIGGEMLRAPSANAQLAAAPGNGGKLQFKAIAPVPRSSDVLTVPEGYDWSPVIRWGDPLFKNSPIFDITKQSAKAQAGQFGYNNDYLNLIVDKYSGRSGVLVANHEYTNEDLMFDPEWFAANKAEAARIAMAAHGFSVVEIKRGRASARWEYVRGGERNRRITASTAFAVDGPAAGSALLKTAADPSGRKILGTLNNCSGGTTPWGTVISGEENFNQYFRGTGSATDKRYGIADAATERGWEDIDQRFSAHNKGFENESNRFGWIVEIDPQNPDSTPVKHTALGRFKHEGANIRIAADGRAVAYSGDDERFDYVYKFISKEKYRRGDRKHNLRLLSDGDLYVARFSGDSPAGQIDGAGAVPSDGEFDGTGTWLPLVLDGRSRVPGMSVEEVLVYTRLAADKVGATKMDRPEDVEPSPVSGKLYIALTNNTQRGTAGKAAVDEANPRTGNRDGHVIELTERKNDAAAIEFSWNILLVAGDPSKDASTYFAGYPKDKVSPIACPDNLAFDSKGNLWISTDGQPGTIGYCDALHKVTLTGNERGKVEQFLAVPAGAETCGPVIHDKDGSVFVSVQHPGEGGSYDKPISFFPDYVATPGKSKRGEVYGPRPSVVQVYATGKPGRR, encoded by the coding sequence ATGATCCAGAACCGAACCCTCCTGCCCATGATTGGCCACACCCGGGGCAACCGAAACGCGGCGACCTGCCAGTTCAAGTGCGGCAATGCGTGCGCCAAGGACGTCTGCAACACCAGCGACAACGAGTACTTCCGAGACATTGCGGATGCCGCATTGAGCCGCCGTTCCGTGCTGGGCCTCGGCGCCGTGGCTTCGGCCGCGTTGGTCATCGGAGGAGAGATGCTGCGGGCCCCGTCGGCGAACGCCCAATTGGCCGCGGCTCCCGGAAACGGCGGCAAATTGCAGTTCAAGGCGATTGCCCCGGTCCCGCGCAGCAGCGATGTCCTCACCGTGCCGGAAGGATACGACTGGAGCCCAGTGATCCGGTGGGGCGATCCGCTGTTCAAGAATTCGCCGATCTTCGACATCACCAAGCAAAGCGCCAAAGCCCAAGCCGGCCAATTCGGGTACAACAACGACTACCTCAACTTGATCGTGGACAAGTACTCAGGTCGCAGCGGTGTGCTTGTTGCAAACCATGAATACACAAATGAAGACCTCATGTTCGACCCGGAATGGTTCGCCGCCAACAAGGCCGAAGCCGCGCGCATCGCCATGGCCGCACACGGGTTCTCCGTCGTCGAGATCAAGCGCGGGAGGGCAAGTGCACGCTGGGAGTACGTCCGCGGCGGCGAAAGAAACCGCCGCATCACCGCTTCCACCGCCTTCGCCGTAGACGGTCCCGCAGCGGGCTCGGCACTGCTCAAGACCGCGGCCGACCCCTCGGGACGGAAAATCCTCGGAACATTGAACAACTGCTCCGGCGGGACAACTCCGTGGGGAACCGTGATATCCGGTGAGGAAAACTTCAACCAGTACTTCCGCGGCACGGGCTCGGCCACGGACAAACGCTACGGAATCGCGGATGCCGCCACGGAACGCGGTTGGGAGGACATCGACCAGCGATTCTCGGCACACAACAAGGGGTTCGAAAACGAGTCCAACCGCTTCGGCTGGATCGTCGAAATCGACCCGCAAAACCCCGACTCGACCCCGGTCAAGCACACGGCGCTCGGGCGGTTCAAGCACGAGGGCGCAAACATCCGCATTGCAGCGGACGGAAGGGCAGTTGCCTACTCCGGCGACGACGAACGCTTCGACTACGTGTACAAGTTCATCTCCAAGGAGAAGTACCGGCGCGGGGACCGCAAACACAACCTGCGGTTGCTCTCCGACGGAGACCTCTATGTAGCACGATTCAGCGGGGATTCCCCGGCCGGCCAGATCGACGGTGCCGGCGCGGTTCCGTCCGATGGCGAGTTCGACGGAACGGGAACCTGGCTGCCGCTGGTGCTGGACGGCCGGTCCCGGGTGCCGGGGATGAGCGTCGAGGAAGTCCTGGTTTACACCCGTCTCGCGGCGGACAAGGTCGGAGCCACCAAGATGGACAGGCCCGAAGACGTGGAGCCGAGCCCCGTCTCGGGCAAGCTGTACATAGCGCTGACCAACAACACCCAGCGCGGCACGGCCGGCAAGGCAGCGGTCGACGAGGCGAACCCGCGCACCGGGAACCGCGACGGGCACGTCATTGAGCTGACCGAACGCAAGAACGATGCCGCAGCCATCGAGTTCTCCTGGAACATCCTGCTCGTTGCCGGGGATCCTTCCAAGGATGCGAGCACCTACTTCGCTGGGTATCCGAAGGACAAGGTCTCGCCGATCGCCTGCCCCGACAACCTGGCATTCGATTCGAAGGGAAACCTGTGGATCTCCACCGACGGGCAACCAGGAACCATCGGCTACTGCGATGCCCTGCACAAGGTCACTCTGACAGGCAATGAACGCGGCAAGGTTGAACAATTCCTTGCGGTTCCCGCAGGAGCCGAAACCTGTGGCCCGGTGATCCACGACAAGGACGGGTCGGTGTTCGTTTCGGTCCAGCACCCGGGGGAGGGTGGCAGCTACGACAAGCCGATCTCGTTCTTCCCCGACTATGTGGCGACACCCGGCAAGTCCAAGCGCGGCGAGGTCTACGGGCCCCGGCCCTCGGTGGTCCAGGTCTACGCCACGGGTAAGCCGGGGCGACGCTAG
- a CDS encoding GtrA family protein produces the protein MLLWREAAKFGVVGGLGWVIDNGIYTLLWHGPMSDSTIKARVVSTAIATIFSWFANRYWTFRHRRSDRPWKEFVLFLVMNGIGLGIVVACQFISRYVLGFTSFSADFIAGGVIGLILGTIFRFLAYRYFVFSQDQPSLAGVGLPETAMAAGEAARRASRRQIPEPATGPPSQLCR, from the coding sequence ATGTTGTTGTGGCGCGAAGCAGCAAAGTTCGGCGTGGTCGGCGGTTTGGGCTGGGTCATCGACAATGGCATTTACACCCTGCTGTGGCACGGGCCGATGTCCGACAGCACCATCAAGGCTCGCGTTGTCTCAACAGCCATTGCCACGATTTTCTCTTGGTTCGCCAACCGCTACTGGACTTTCAGGCACCGGCGTTCGGACCGCCCCTGGAAGGAATTCGTTCTCTTCCTTGTCATGAACGGCATCGGCCTGGGAATTGTCGTGGCCTGCCAATTCATTTCCCGGTATGTCTTGGGCTTCACGTCGTTCAGCGCCGACTTCATTGCTGGCGGGGTCATCGGATTGATCCTCGGAACCATCTTCAGGTTTCTTGCCTACCGGTACTTCGTCTTCAGCCAGGACCAGCCTTCACTGGCCGGCGTCGGGCTCCCGGAGACCGCCATGGCAGCAGGGGAAGCCGCGCGGCGCGCGTCTAGGCGCCAAATTCCCGAACCGGCTACCGGCCCGCCGTCGCAGCTTTGTCGCTGA
- a CDS encoding o-succinylbenzoate synthase has protein sequence MFELPGLAELTERAHVVSLPMRVKFRGVEHREALLLEGPAGWGEFSPFLEYAPAETSSWLAAAIEAAWWGYPEPVREEIPVNATLPAVGPERVAQVLSNYDAVHTIKVKVAEQGQDLAQDVARVAEVRRLFPDAHIRIDANAGWTFDEATLALEALAGFGLQYAEQPVASIEDLSRLRKHVQAQELGVLIAADESVRKEEDPLAVARAGAADLIVIKAQPLGGVRRALEIVAQAGLPAVVSSALDTSVGLRQGAALAAALPELPYACGLATGSLLVEDVTTARFLAVGGALRLRNIAADPDLLRAQAVDPERRRWWMSRLRASHQVLSDKAATAGR, from the coding sequence ATGTTTGAACTGCCAGGCCTTGCCGAACTCACCGAGCGCGCCCACGTCGTCTCCCTGCCGATGCGCGTCAAGTTCCGCGGGGTTGAACATCGCGAGGCGTTGCTCCTCGAGGGGCCCGCGGGGTGGGGCGAATTTTCGCCGTTCCTCGAATACGCCCCCGCGGAGACCTCGTCATGGCTGGCCGCGGCCATCGAGGCCGCCTGGTGGGGTTACCCGGAACCGGTCCGTGAAGAAATCCCGGTGAATGCCACCCTGCCGGCGGTCGGCCCCGAACGAGTTGCACAGGTGCTGTCCAACTACGACGCCGTCCACACCATCAAGGTCAAGGTGGCGGAGCAAGGGCAGGACCTGGCCCAGGACGTCGCGCGGGTGGCCGAGGTGCGCCGGCTGTTCCCCGACGCGCACATCCGCATCGACGCGAATGCAGGATGGACCTTCGATGAAGCAACACTGGCCCTGGAAGCGCTGGCCGGCTTCGGCTTGCAGTATGCGGAACAGCCGGTGGCAAGCATCGAGGACTTGTCCCGGCTGCGCAAGCACGTGCAGGCACAGGAACTCGGGGTATTGATCGCAGCCGATGAATCCGTGCGGAAGGAAGAAGACCCGCTGGCTGTTGCCCGTGCCGGGGCGGCCGACCTGATCGTCATCAAGGCGCAGCCGCTGGGCGGCGTGCGCCGTGCGCTCGAAATCGTGGCGCAGGCCGGGCTGCCGGCCGTTGTCTCTTCCGCGCTGGACACCTCCGTTGGCCTGCGCCAGGGGGCGGCACTGGCCGCCGCCCTGCCCGAATTGCCCTACGCCTGCGGTCTGGCCACGGGATCCCTGCTTGTCGAGGACGTTACCACCGCCAGGTTCCTCGCCGTCGGCGGTGCGCTGCGGTTGCGCAACATTGCTGCGGATCCGGACCTGTTGCGGGCCCAAGCCGTGGACCCCGAACGCCGTCGTTGGTGGATGTCCCGGCTACGTGCAAGCCACCAGGTCCTCAGCGACAAAGCTGCGACGGCGGGCCGGTAG
- a CDS encoding SRPBCC domain-containing protein yields the protein MNKEFEIRQESDLPGAPEQIWKAVTEDTAAWMFPTGEWESYVSEKNYPTHLVSRMEGPNGWFNQLEHEMTPGPGGTHLRYVHSGIFVEDWDNQYDGASKHTTFYLHTLGQYLRYFNDRPVAFSDVQGPDAATSADALDRWVDALGLGNAAVGDTLSLDLPGRGRQEVVVDFRNENFVGLRTDDAMIRIFGRNAFGHRVGLTVHDFKPGAKPEDNAEAWQQALNSAYSAA from the coding sequence ATGAACAAGGAATTTGAAATCCGCCAAGAGTCGGATCTGCCGGGCGCACCCGAACAGATCTGGAAGGCCGTCACGGAGGACACCGCCGCCTGGATGTTCCCCACGGGGGAGTGGGAATCCTATGTGAGCGAAAAGAACTACCCAACGCACCTGGTGTCCCGCATGGAAGGACCCAACGGGTGGTTCAACCAGCTCGAGCATGAAATGACCCCCGGGCCGGGCGGAACCCATCTGCGTTATGTGCATTCGGGAATCTTCGTTGAGGACTGGGACAACCAGTACGATGGCGCTTCCAAGCACACCACGTTCTACCTGCACACCCTGGGCCAGTACCTCCGGTACTTCAACGACCGCCCGGTGGCCTTCAGTGATGTCCAGGGACCGGATGCGGCAACAAGCGCGGATGCACTCGACCGGTGGGTCGATGCCTTGGGGCTCGGCAACGCGGCAGTGGGGGACACCCTCAGCCTGGACCTTCCCGGGCGTGGCCGGCAGGAAGTTGTCGTCGACTTCAGGAACGAGAATTTCGTGGGCCTGCGGACCGACGACGCGATGATTCGCATCTTTGGGCGCAACGCCTTCGGTCACCGGGTAGGACTGACGGTGCACGACTTCAAGCCCGGCGCCAAGCCGGAAGACAATGCCGAGGCCTGGCAGCAAGCCCTCAACAGCGCATACTCCGCAGCGTAA
- a CDS encoding winged helix-turn-helix domain-containing protein, which translates to MLDLAVLEDPRAAAATLDPMRRTLLGELREPASASMLSQRMNIPRQKITYHLNQLAELGLVQEVEQRQKGIMTERLMQATAASYVISPEAVGALNPSAGDLRDSFSAIWMLALAARTLREVGRLVVGARTANKPLATFAVDAELVFSSARDRAEFSRELAESIGSLASKYHKPSATGRMHRLVVTLHPTLKEQAS; encoded by the coding sequence ATGTTAGACCTTGCCGTGCTGGAAGACCCGCGGGCCGCAGCAGCCACGCTTGACCCCATGCGACGCACCCTCCTGGGGGAGCTGCGCGAGCCGGCGTCCGCGAGCATGCTTTCGCAGCGAATGAACATCCCACGCCAGAAGATCACCTACCACCTGAACCAGCTGGCGGAACTCGGGCTCGTGCAGGAGGTCGAGCAACGCCAGAAGGGCATCATGACCGAACGTCTCATGCAGGCCACGGCCGCGTCCTACGTGATTTCGCCGGAAGCCGTGGGAGCCCTGAACCCGAGCGCCGGCGACTTGCGGGACAGCTTTTCCGCGATCTGGATGCTTGCCCTCGCCGCTCGAACCCTGCGCGAGGTGGGGCGCCTGGTCGTCGGGGCCCGCACGGCGAACAAGCCACTGGCAACCTTTGCCGTGGACGCCGAATTGGTGTTTTCCAGTGCCCGGGACCGCGCCGAGTTCAGCCGCGAGTTGGCCGAAAGCATCGGTTCCCTGGCATCCAAGTACCACAAGCCCTCCGCGACCGGACGCATGCATCGGCTGGTCGTCACCCTTCACCCCACACTGAAAGAACAAGCCTCATGA
- a CDS encoding phosphatase PAP2 family protein, with translation MSSEELAPTVRRGTAGVLPWYAAMASLAVAFIACYVFFVRTRLGQWIDDAALLGGQAFLAAYATRKPALAFLDYMPAFSAVLSGAVLLWALVRRRDFVRPAIAGLSILGASGTTQLLKHVVLERPDLNISGATVNSFPSGHTTFAAAAMMSIFLVSPAARRPMVALGGWAYAAVAGASTLVLGWHRPSDVVAAYLVAAFWTMLAGLVLRHLHGPTEPAGSAGLPRSGSSERILAWCASAGTIALSAGLVLALLLPHPRIGDVSDPVLLVFLGAGLALILGSAFLIGHVVLRLFSRYGAPIRFNPDLGMK, from the coding sequence ATGAGTTCAGAAGAATTGGCCCCAACCGTTCGGCGCGGGACCGCCGGCGTGCTGCCTTGGTATGCCGCCATGGCGTCACTGGCCGTGGCGTTCATTGCGTGCTATGTCTTTTTCGTGCGAACCCGCCTCGGGCAATGGATCGACGATGCCGCGCTCCTGGGAGGGCAGGCATTCCTCGCTGCCTATGCAACACGGAAACCGGCCCTGGCGTTCCTTGACTACATGCCAGCGTTCTCGGCGGTCCTGTCGGGAGCGGTGCTGCTCTGGGCCCTGGTCCGCAGACGGGATTTCGTGCGCCCAGCCATTGCCGGCTTGAGCATCCTGGGAGCATCGGGGACCACGCAACTGCTCAAACACGTGGTTCTCGAGCGGCCCGACCTGAACATTTCCGGCGCCACCGTCAACTCCTTCCCCTCCGGGCATACGACCTTTGCCGCGGCAGCCATGATGTCGATCTTCCTGGTGAGCCCCGCGGCACGCCGCCCCATGGTGGCCCTCGGCGGCTGGGCCTACGCCGCAGTCGCCGGCGCCTCGACCTTGGTGCTCGGCTGGCACCGTCCCAGCGACGTTGTGGCCGCGTACCTGGTGGCCGCTTTCTGGACGATGCTTGCGGGTCTCGTGCTGCGCCACCTGCACGGACCCACGGAACCGGCCGGCAGCGCGGGCCTGCCTCGTTCCGGGAGCTCGGAAAGGATCCTGGCCTGGTGCGCGTCGGCCGGGACCATCGCTTTGAGCGCAGGACTGGTCCTGGCGTTGCTGTTGCCGCACCCCAGGATCGGCGACGTATCGGATCCCGTCTTGCTGGTCTTCCTCGGCGCCGGCCTGGCCCTGATCCTGGGCTCGGCGTTCCTCATCGGCCACGTGGTGCTTCGGCTATTCAGCCGCTACGGGGCCCCGATCCGCTTCAATCCCGACCTCGGAATGAAGTAG
- a CDS encoding MFS transporter, whose product MALKVYSPSLLYSIGLGAVTPVIAISARDRGASIATAALIVTLVGVGSLVSNVPAALLTNKVGERTAMVAAAGWAAAGLALGLFHSELPLFAVGVTMLGMAGAVFNLARQSYLAEAVPVAYRARAMSTLGGVMRMGVFAGPFMATVAMGWWGITGAYWVGVAAMLLALVVCFAIPELPSRSGERGSARPEAPTISMWGMARKNRRVLCGVGLGVVCIAAVRSSRQIVLPLWGESLGLDAGTIALVYGLSGALDMLIFYPAGKVMDLKGRVWIAVPCLVIMAIAMSLLPLTTGIGMFTAVAMLLGFGNGIGSGIVLTLGVDYSPVHDRARFLGVWRLMADAGAMGGPILLSGMLAVATLGIGIWSIAAVSVLGAVLFGYFIPRSGLKRIGAP is encoded by the coding sequence ATGGCGCTGAAAGTGTATTCGCCATCGCTTTTGTACTCCATTGGCCTTGGGGCCGTCACTCCGGTCATTGCGATTTCGGCCAGGGACCGCGGGGCGAGCATCGCAACGGCCGCACTCATCGTCACGCTCGTCGGCGTCGGGTCGCTGGTTTCCAATGTCCCGGCCGCGCTGCTGACCAACAAGGTCGGCGAGCGGACCGCCATGGTGGCTGCCGCCGGCTGGGCAGCCGCGGGACTGGCGCTTGGGCTGTTCCATTCGGAGCTGCCGCTCTTCGCCGTCGGCGTCACCATGCTGGGCATGGCGGGCGCGGTTTTCAACCTTGCCAGACAGAGCTACCTTGCCGAGGCCGTGCCCGTTGCCTACCGGGCACGGGCCATGTCCACGCTCGGGGGCGTGATGCGCATGGGCGTGTTCGCCGGGCCGTTCATGGCGACGGTCGCCATGGGATGGTGGGGCATCACCGGGGCCTATTGGGTGGGTGTGGCGGCAATGCTGCTTGCCCTGGTCGTCTGTTTTGCCATACCAGAGCTTCCCTCGCGCAGCGGAGAGCGGGGGAGCGCCAGGCCCGAGGCCCCCACCATATCCATGTGGGGCATGGCCAGGAAAAACCGGAGGGTGCTCTGCGGGGTGGGGCTGGGCGTGGTGTGCATTGCAGCTGTGCGTTCGTCCCGCCAGATCGTGTTGCCCCTGTGGGGTGAAAGCCTGGGCCTGGACGCGGGCACCATCGCCCTGGTGTACGGACTTTCCGGCGCGCTCGACATGCTGATTTTCTATCCGGCGGGCAAGGTCATGGACCTCAAGGGCAGGGTCTGGATAGCGGTGCCGTGCCTGGTCATCATGGCGATTGCCATGTCCCTGCTGCCGCTGACGACCGGCATTGGAATGTTCACGGCCGTTGCCATGCTGCTGGGCTTCGGGAATGGAATCGGCTCGGGCATCGTGTTGACACTGGGCGTCGACTATTCCCCGGTGCACGACAGGGCGAGGTTCCTGGGAGTGTGGCGCCTGATGGCGGACGCCGGGGCGATGGGCGGGCCGATCCTGCTTTCCGGCATGCTGGCCGTCGCCACGCTGGGCATCGGAATCTGGAGCATCGCGGCGGTGTCTGTGCTCGGGGCGGTGCTTTTCGGCTACTTCATTCCGAGGTCGGGATTGAAGCGGATCGGGGCCCCGTAG
- a CDS encoding MBL fold metallo-hydrolase — translation MPGVPEPMPERSSNGDPAGDAEAAPLAWEALPDACWRLTSPGFAMNSGLIVGSRLAALIDTGAGPREARAIHRAVRRITGLDLVVVNTHAHGDHFLGNDYFRAQGVGDFYAGNLAIGHMEETAAEQRALVRMLEPEMGAGVGEHTRIHVPTHALGSEPHELNLGNRFITLQQVGSAHSPGDLTVRAGRVLFAGDVIEQGGPPNFGDSRPSQWLRLLEDLAVHEGSDTVFVPGHGGPVDRDFVQRQARELREAILLCRRIATGRAEGCEPTDEELSALPYGPVESRFIYERLVATSP, via the coding sequence ATGCCTGGTGTTCCCGAGCCGATGCCGGAACGCTCTTCAAACGGCGACCCCGCCGGGGACGCGGAAGCCGCGCCCTTGGCATGGGAGGCGTTGCCCGACGCCTGCTGGCGGTTGACCAGCCCCGGGTTCGCCATGAACAGCGGGCTCATCGTGGGCAGCCGGCTGGCGGCCCTGATCGATACCGGCGCGGGTCCCCGCGAAGCCCGAGCGATCCACCGTGCGGTTCGCCGAATCACCGGCCTGGATCTCGTCGTCGTCAACACGCATGCCCACGGCGACCATTTTCTTGGCAACGACTATTTCCGCGCCCAAGGGGTCGGCGACTTCTACGCGGGGAACCTGGCCATCGGCCACATGGAGGAAACCGCGGCGGAACAACGGGCCCTGGTGCGGATGCTGGAACCGGAAATGGGTGCGGGGGTCGGCGAACACACACGCATCCACGTGCCGACCCATGCCCTGGGCAGCGAACCGCACGAACTGAATCTCGGGAACAGGTTCATCACCCTGCAACAGGTCGGTTCCGCGCACAGCCCCGGAGACCTGACCGTGCGTGCGGGCCGCGTGCTTTTTGCGGGCGACGTGATCGAGCAGGGCGGCCCCCCGAATTTCGGGGATTCGCGCCCGAGCCAGTGGCTACGGCTGTTGGAGGACCTTGCGGTGCATGAAGGCAGCGACACGGTGTTTGTTCCCGGCCACGGCGGCCCGGTGGACCGGGACTTTGTGCAGCGGCAGGCAAGAGAACTGCGCGAAGCCATTTTGCTGTGCCGGCGCATTGCGACCGGACGGGCCGAGGGGTGCGAGCCGACGGACGAGGAGTTGTCGGCCCTTCCCTACGGGCCGGTGGAGTCCCGCTTCATATATGAACGGCTGGTCGCCACGAGCCCGTAG
- a CDS encoding dihydrolipoamide acetyltransferase family protein, producing MSVKTFLLPDLGEGLAEAELVKWLVAVGDTVVIDQPIAEVETAKSMVEVPSPYAGTVHQLHGAAGEMIQVDTPLISVLEEGSEAEPATASQPVREVALSYREEERAGVAEPEAEGSGNVLIGYGTPDGLAAKARKRRPRGGAVGTAPAQAQVRAAVSVPLRAPLVISPLVRKLARDRGIDIATLAGSGIGGLILRSDVEAASAAPVAAAVVAAPAPAAAPAPAAAPAAQPAVVAPRAASAETGELDSRSGLAVASRTPITGVRKTIAQAMARSRSEIPEATVWVDVDATALLEMRSSLKARDPQNTPGLLAFIARFVVAGLQKYPELNSRIETNAQGDVEIVGFDGINLGIAAQTDRGLMVPAIRNAQQLSARGINAELARLTEVTRSGKATVAELTSGTFTLNNYGVFGVDGSAAIINYPEVAILGVGRIIDKPWVVNGELAVRKVTELTLAFDHRVCDGGVAAGFLRFVADAMENPAGALADL from the coding sequence ATGAGCGTGAAGACATTCCTGTTGCCGGACCTCGGCGAGGGCCTTGCCGAGGCGGAACTGGTGAAGTGGCTGGTTGCCGTGGGCGACACCGTGGTCATCGACCAGCCGATTGCCGAGGTCGAGACCGCCAAGTCGATGGTGGAGGTGCCAAGCCCGTATGCCGGAACCGTGCACCAGCTGCACGGCGCCGCGGGCGAAATGATCCAGGTCGACACCCCGTTGATCTCCGTGCTTGAGGAGGGCAGCGAAGCCGAGCCCGCAACGGCCTCCCAGCCGGTGCGCGAGGTGGCATTGTCCTACCGCGAGGAGGAACGCGCGGGGGTTGCCGAGCCCGAGGCCGAGGGATCCGGCAACGTGCTCATCGGCTACGGCACCCCCGACGGGCTGGCCGCCAAGGCGCGCAAGCGCCGTCCGCGCGGCGGGGCCGTGGGAACAGCCCCGGCACAGGCACAGGTTCGTGCGGCGGTTTCGGTGCCGCTGCGTGCGCCGCTGGTGATCTCGCCGCTGGTCCGCAAGCTGGCAAGGGACCGCGGCATCGACATTGCCACGCTCGCGGGATCCGGGATCGGCGGGCTGATTTTGCGCAGCGACGTCGAGGCCGCATCCGCTGCCCCGGTCGCGGCGGCGGTTGTCGCCGCACCGGCTCCGGCTGCCGCACCGGCTCCGGCTGCCGCGCCCGCTGCGCAGCCTGCAGTCGTCGCGCCGCGTGCAGCAAGTGCGGAGACCGGCGAGCTCGACTCGCGCTCCGGCCTGGCGGTTGCCTCGCGCACCCCGATCACTGGCGTCCGTAAGACCATTGCCCAGGCCATGGCGCGCTCGCGCAGCGAAATCCCCGAGGCCACGGTCTGGGTCGACGTGGACGCCACGGCGTTGCTGGAGATGCGAAGCTCGCTCAAGGCCAGGGACCCGCAGAACACCCCCGGGCTGCTGGCGTTCATTGCGCGCTTCGTGGTGGCCGGGCTGCAGAAGTACCCGGAGCTGAACAGCCGCATCGAGACAAATGCGCAGGGCGACGTGGAGATCGTCGGGTTCGACGGGATCAACCTCGGCATCGCCGCGCAGACCGACCGCGGGCTGATGGTTCCGGCCATCCGCAACGCCCAGCAGCTCAGCGCCCGTGGCATCAATGCCGAGCTGGCGCGGCTCACCGAGGTCACCCGCTCCGGCAAGGCCACGGTGGCCGAGCTGACCAGCGGCACCTTCACGCTGAACAACTACGGTGTCTTCGGGGTTGACGGCTCGGCCGCCATCATCAACTACCCGGAGGTCGCGATCCTGGGCGTCGGCCGCATCATCGACAAGCCGTGGGTCGTCAACGGGGAGCTTGCCGTCCGCAAGGTCACCGAGCTGACGCTGGCCTTCGACCACCGCGTCTGCGACGGCGGCGTTGCGGCAGGCTTCCTGCGCTTCGTTGCCGATGCCATGGAGAACCCCGCGGGGGCGCTGGCCGACCTGTAG